One genomic window of Saccharomyces cerevisiae S288C chromosome XII, complete sequence includes the following:
- the COX17 gene encoding copper metallochaperone COX17 (Copper metallochaperone that transfers copper to Sco1p and Cox11p; eventual delivery to cytochrome c oxidase; contains twin cysteine-x9-cysteine motifs; interacts with the MICOS complex, and interaction is promoted by copper ions; human homolog COX17 partially complements yeast null mutant) gives MTETDKKQEQENHAECEDKPKPCCVCKPEKEERDTCILFNGQDSEKCKEFIEKYKECMKGYGFEVPSAN, from the coding sequence ATGACTGAAACTGACaagaaacaagaacaagaaaaccACGCGGAGTGCGAGGACAAACCTAAGCCATGTTGCGTTTGTAAGCCAGAAAAGGAGGAGCGGGATACATGCATCTTATTCAATGGACAAGACTCTGAAAAATGCAAGgaattcattgaaaagtACAAAGAGTGCATGAAGGGTTATGGCTTCGAAGTTCCAAGTGCAAATTAG